Proteins encoded in a region of the Bombina bombina isolate aBomBom1 chromosome 12, aBomBom1.pri, whole genome shotgun sequence genome:
- the LOC128642681 gene encoding olfactory receptor 10C1-like: MCNHTGVTYFIILGFSAFTDVWLPFFILALFIYLFTLLGNCTVVNIVYLDPLLHSPMYFFLCNLSIMEIIYSSVTLPKMLRNLILEDKRISFIGCAIQMFFFLALGTTECLLLAIMAYDRFTAICKPLHYSLIMSRQNCCQLSTWCWCSGLLLSMGQTAFIFTLPFCGPNVIDHFFCDIPPVLKLACTDTYFNEVAIFSVCVIILLVPFVLILCSYTQIIHTLLKMRSVENTGKAYSTCVSHLTSVTLFYGTASFMYLRPRALYSLHTDRFLSLFYSMVTPMLNPLIYSLRNKEVKTSLSKFLKGHLCHK, from the coding sequence ATGTGTAACCACACTGGAGTAACTTACTTTATTATTCTTGGTTTCTCTGCGTTCACAGATGTTTGGCTTCCATTTTTTATTCTTGCCCTTTTCATTTACTTGTTTACCTTGTTGGGTAACTGTACAGTTGTAAATATTGTGTACTTGGACCCTTTACTCCACTCGCCCATGTATTTCTTTCTGTGCAATTTGTCAATCATGGAGATTATCTATTCATCTGTCACTCTGCCTAAAATGCTAAGGAACCTTATTTTAGAGGACAAGAGAATATCGTTTATTGGCTGTGccattcaaatgttcttcttttTGGCTTTGGGAACCACTGAATGTCTTCTTTTGGCCATTATGGCATATGACCGCTTTACAGCCATCTGCAAACCACTGCATTACAGTTTGATTATGAGTCGCCAGAATTGCTGTCAGCTATCTACTTGGTGTTGGTGCTCTGGTCTTCTGCTCTCCATGGGTCAGACAGCCTTCATCTTCACTCTACCATTTTGTGGTCCTAATGTAATTGACCATTTCTTTTGTGACATTCCTCCGGTTCTGAAGCTAGCATGCACTGACACCTACTTCAATGAGGTGGCCATTTTCAGTGTCTGTGTTATCATACTGCTTGTGCCATTTGTACTTATCCTTTGTTCTTATACACAAATAATTCATACCTTACTCAAGATGAGATCTGTGGAAAATACAGGGAAGGCATATTCCACCTGCGTATCTCACTTGACTTCAGTCACGCTGTTCTATGGTACAGCATCCTTCATGTACTTGCGTCCCCGAGCTCTTTACTCTCTCCATACCGATCGATTTCTGTCTCTGTTTTACAGTATGGTAACACCGATGCTGAACCCACTTATTTATAGTTTGAGAAACAAGGAGGTGAAAACATCACTATCAAAGTTCCTCAAAGGACATCTTTGTCATAAATAA